From Erythrobacter sp. YJ-T3-07:
GCGTACCCGATCGCGTTCTCCGGCTCCCCGCTCGACCGGGCGGACAACCTGCGCGCCGATCCCGACGCGCTGGCCGGGATGATGAACTGGAAGGCGCGACTGCTGCTGCTCGACGGGCTGATGCCCTCGCTGGACGACGGCGGACGGCTGGCGTGGGGCACGCTGGCCGATGCGCCGCCCGATGCCGAGCTGGTGTTCCTCGGCCTCGACCGGGCGGATGGGGGCGAGAAAGCGTGCTTTGCCGCCGTCCCTCCGCAGGGCGATGCGCGCCCGCGCATGGCCAACCCGCAGCTGTGGTCGCTGATGACCAGCCTCGCGCCCGACCAGCTGGCGCTGTACGGCGGCGCGCGCAGCATCATCGACTGGCACGCGCGGCACCGCTTCTGCGCGCAATGCGGCCATCCGACGCATGTCGCCAAGGGCGGCTGGCAGCGCAATTGCGACACCGATGAAGGCTGCGGCGCGCAGCATTTCCCGCGCACCGACCCGGTCACGATCATGCTGGTCGAATATGACGGCAAGCTGCTGCTGGGCCGCGGGCTCGGCTGGCCGGAGGGGCGCTATTCCGCGCTTGCCGGGTTCGTCGAGCCGGGCGAAACGATCGAGGAAGGCGTCGCGCGCGAAGTGCTGGAGGAAACCGGCGTGGTGGTGCGCGACGTATCCTACATCCTCAGCCAGCCATGGCCGTTCCCCAGCCAGCTGATGCTCGGCTGCATGGCCTATGCGGACGATGACGCGATCACGCTGGACGAGACCGAACTGGCCGAGGCCGGCTGGTTCACCCGCGAGGAGGTGGAGGCGGCGCTGGCAGGGCGCGAGGACGCACCCATCGTCGCGCCTCCGCCGCACACGATCGCGCATCAACTCTTCCGCTGGTGGATCGCCCAATGACGCAGACGCTTACGATCGACATCTGGTCCGATATCATGTGCCCGTGGTGCCTCGTCGGATGGGGTGGGCTGCGGCAGGCGCTGGATCAGCTCGACGGCGAGATCGACGCGCAGGTTCGCTGGCACGCGTTCGAGCTTAACCCCGATATGCCGGAAGACGGCGAGGAGCGCACCGCGCATATCGCGCGCAAGTATGGCCGCACGATGGAACAGTCGCGCGGCGTGCAGGACCAGATGCGCGAGGCGGCGCAGCGCGCGGGCGTGTCGCTCGATTATGAGGGCGGCGAGCCTGCTCCCGATGCGATGATGTGGAACACGCTCGCGGCGCACAAGCTGCTGACCTGGGCGCTGGAAGAGCACGGGCCGGAGAAGCAGACGCAGCTCAAGCTTGCGCTGTTCCACGCGCATTTCAACCAGCGCCGCCGGATTGGCGAGCGCGATGTGCTGATCGATATTGCAGAGGAAGCCGGGCTCGACCGGGCAGGGGCGCAGGCTGCGCTCGACAGCGAGGAATACACCGCGAAAGTCCGGGCCGAGGAACGCGCGGCGTACGAGATGAACATCACCGGCGTGCCCGCAATGGTGGTCGCGGGCAAGTTCCTGATCCCGGGCGCCCAGCCTGCCGAGGCCTATGCCGATACGCTTCGCCGGGTGGCGGAGAAGGTGGCAGATGCTGGCTAGGGTGGCGATCGCGCTGCTGTGCTGGCTCGGCATTCTTGCCGCCAGCCCCGCTGCCGCCGACGAACCGCGCAACTTCATCTACACCGGCGAGCTGGCGGAGCACCTCGACCTGCTCGACCGCCCGGATATCGAGGGCGCGCAGGTCGTCTATCCGTGGCGGATGCTGGAGCCTGAGAAGGGCGAATACGATTTCAGCGCGATCGAGGCGGACCTTGCGCTCACCGACGCGCGGGGCAAGCAGCTGTTCGCGCAGATTCAGGACCGCTTCTTCCTGCCGACTGCGCGCAACGTGCCGCAATATCTGCTCGACGATCCCGAATATGGCGGCGGGCTCGCGCGGCAGTACGACAATCCGGGCGAAGGCGAGCCGGAGGGGCAGGGCTGGACCGCGATGCAGTGGAACCCCGCCGTCCGCGCACGCTTT
This genomic window contains:
- the nudC gene encoding NAD(+) diphosphatase is translated as MADRTAYPIAFSGSPLDRADNLRADPDALAGMMNWKARLLLLDGLMPSLDDGGRLAWGTLADAPPDAELVFLGLDRADGGEKACFAAVPPQGDARPRMANPQLWSLMTSLAPDQLALYGGARSIIDWHARHRFCAQCGHPTHVAKGGWQRNCDTDEGCGAQHFPRTDPVTIMLVEYDGKLLLGRGLGWPEGRYSALAGFVEPGETIEEGVAREVLEETGVVVRDVSYILSQPWPFPSQLMLGCMAYADDDAITLDETELAEAGWFTREEVEAALAGREDAPIVAPPPHTIAHQLFRWWIAQ
- a CDS encoding DsbA family oxidoreductase translates to MTQTLTIDIWSDIMCPWCLVGWGGLRQALDQLDGEIDAQVRWHAFELNPDMPEDGEERTAHIARKYGRTMEQSRGVQDQMREAAQRAGVSLDYEGGEPAPDAMMWNTLAAHKLLTWALEEHGPEKQTQLKLALFHAHFNQRRRIGERDVLIDIAEEAGLDRAGAQAALDSEEYTAKVRAEERAAYEMNITGVPAMVVAGKFLIPGAQPAEAYADTLRRVAEKVADAG